A genomic segment from Schistocerca piceifrons isolate TAMUIC-IGC-003096 chromosome 4, iqSchPice1.1, whole genome shotgun sequence encodes:
- the LOC124795949 gene encoding uncharacterized protein LOC124795949, which translates to MWQLCWPEEHMQSLINYIHWSHGHYEAQKFLEVLKDYVLFSNMDRRLKKQLDECDKRQEAKHSIVASQDSNTGKLPGQVPEKKQLMRAVMHLTHELKGQTVTCDNVFTSRALDQGLFKKHLTMLGTVRKIKPELHNNTRVVQ; encoded by the exons ATGTGGCAGCTGTGTTGGCCTGAGGAGCATATGCAGTCACTCATAAATTACATACATTGGAGTCATGGCcattatgaagcacagaaattcttaGAGGTGTTAAAAGACTACGTCTTATTCAGTAATATGGATCGTAGACTTAAGAAACAGCTGGATGAATGTGACAAGCGCCAAGAAGCTAAGCACAGTATTGTTGCCAGTCAAG ACTCAAATACAGGAAAATTACCTGGACAAGTACCTGAGAAAAAGCAACTTATGCGAGCTGTTATGCATCTCACACATGAGCTAAAAGGACAAACTGTCACATGTGACAATGTCTTCACATCACGTGCATTAGACCAAGGTCTTTTCAAAAAACATCTTACAATGCTGGGGACGGTGAGAAAAATTAAGCCTGAACTCCACaataatacgagggtcgttcaatag